In Clostridia bacterium, the DNA window AACTGGATTCCCGCTTCCGGTATTTCAGGACAAAAAAGGTAAAAGGCTTCTTTTTTAGTATGAATGAAGAGCAAAAGCAGGAGCTGAAAAAGTCTGAACAGGAAGCCTGGGAATACGCAGCAAAAGCTGTAATGTCCAGTAAATGGGATATGGTCATACTGGATGAGGTCATTGGATCAATCAATAATAAGCTTGTTGATCTTGTGGCTGTTAAAGATCTGATAAAATCTAAACCTGAAGGAATTGAGCTTGTTCTTACAGGCAGGAATGCACCGGAAGAACTGAAGCAGTTGGCTGACTACGTGTCCGAAATAAAGGCGGTAAAACATGTTTTTAGCAGGGGTATACCTGCAAGAGAAGGGATTGAGGATTAAGAAATATTTTTATGAAGCTTAATGATACGAATACATTACTAAATTAATCTGTTGTGCTGGTTGATTTAGAACAGGAGATTATTATGATTTATGATAAAGCAATAAGCTCGATAGAGCAATTGGATATGGCAGCTATGAAAAAAGCCCAGACCCGGTTGGACAGCCTTACAAAGCCTCTGGGGAGCCTGGGGCGTCTGGAGGAAATTGTTAAACAACTTGCCGGAATTACGGGCAATCCGTTCCCAGTCGTTAATAAGAAAGCTGTCATAATTATGTGTGCTGATAACGGGGTTGTGGAAGAAGGGGTAAGCTCGTGCCCCAAAAATGTTACTTCTATAGTAACTCAGAATTTTATGAAAGGTTTTACAGGTATAAATGTACTTGCGAGACATGCAGGGGCAGATATAGTTACAGTAGATATAGGGGTGGATGATGACATTGTATGTCCGGGCATACTGAACCGGAAAATCAGAAAAGGTACATGGAATATGGCTAAAGGTCCTGCTATGACCAGGGATGAGGCTATAAAGGCTATAGAGACCGGAATTGAAATAGTAAAAGGGCTGAAAG includes these proteins:
- a CDS encoding cob(I)yrinic acid a,c-diamide adenosyltransferase, which translates into the protein MDKGYVHIYTGDGKGKTTAAVGLGFRAYGRGFRVLLVQFLKNEPTGEIMAIEKLDSRFRYFRTKKVKGFFFSMNEEQKQELKKSEQEAWEYAAKAVMSSKWDMVILDEVIGSINNKLVDLVAVKDLIKSKPEGIELVLTGRNAPEELKQLADYVSEIKAVKHVFSRGIPAREGIED